A genome region from Pseudanabaena sp. Chao 1811 includes the following:
- the groL gene encoding chaperonin GroEL (60 kDa chaperone family; promotes refolding of misfolded polypeptides especially under stressful conditions; forms two stacked rings of heptamers to form a barrel-shaped 14mer; ends can be capped by GroES; misfolded proteins enter the barrel where they are refolded when GroES binds) — protein MSKIVVFDEESRRALERGVNALADAVRVTLGPKGRNVVIEKKYGAPQIINDGVSIAKEIELEDPLENAGAQLIREVASRTNDVAGDGTTSATVLAQEFIREGLRNVAAGANPVGVRRGIEKAVAHLVSVIADKAKAVDSNAEIAQIATISAGNDPEVGEMIAHAMDKVGKDGVITVEESKSLTTELEVVEGMQLDRGYISPYFVTDSERQLVEFENAKVLLTDKKINVIQDLVPILEKAARSGSPLVIISEDVEGEALATLVVNKLRGSLNIAAIKAPGFGDRRKALLQDIAVLTNGQVISEDAGLELSAATLEQLGTIRKITISKDKTTIVSDISNKANVDKRVAQIRKELELSDSDYDKEKLQERIAKLSGGVAVIKVGAATETELKDRKLRIEDALNSTRAAVEEGIVPGGGATLAHLSVELQEFKVTLKNEEAIGADIVARSLSAPLRQISDNAGLEGTVVVEKVKQLPFNHGFDALKGEYVDLIATGIIDPAKVVRSALQNAASVAGMVLTTEALVVEKPEKKSDAGAAGMGGMGGMGGMGGMGGMM, from the coding sequence ATGTCTAAAATCGTAGTATTTGATGAAGAATCTCGCCGCGCCCTTGAGCGTGGTGTCAATGCACTTGCTGACGCAGTACGTGTCACCCTTGGTCCTAAAGGTCGTAACGTAGTTATCGAAAAGAAATATGGCGCTCCTCAAATCATCAATGATGGTGTGAGCATCGCTAAGGAAATTGAATTAGAAGATCCCTTAGAAAATGCAGGCGCACAACTCATTCGTGAAGTTGCTTCTAGAACCAATGATGTAGCAGGTGATGGTACTACCAGCGCTACCGTTTTGGCTCAAGAATTTATTCGTGAAGGTTTGCGTAACGTTGCCGCAGGCGCTAACCCAGTGGGTGTCCGTCGTGGTATCGAAAAGGCAGTTGCTCACTTGGTTAGTGTCATTGCAGACAAGGCTAAGGCTGTTGATTCCAATGCAGAAATCGCGCAAATCGCCACTATCTCTGCAGGTAATGATCCTGAAGTTGGCGAAATGATTGCCCATGCGATGGACAAAGTTGGCAAAGATGGCGTAATCACCGTTGAAGAGTCTAAGTCCCTTACAACCGAGTTGGAAGTTGTTGAAGGTATGCAACTCGATCGCGGTTATATCTCTCCTTATTTCGTCACCGACAGCGAGCGCCAGTTGGTGGAATTCGAGAATGCTAAGGTTCTCCTCACCGATAAGAAGATTAACGTCATCCAAGACCTCGTTCCCATTCTCGAAAAGGCAGCTCGTTCTGGTTCTCCTCTCGTCATCATTTCCGAAGATGTTGAAGGCGAAGCTTTGGCAACTCTAGTTGTAAACAAGCTCAGAGGTTCTCTGAATATCGCTGCTATCAAGGCTCCCGGATTTGGCGATCGCCGTAAAGCATTGTTGCAAGATATCGCTGTTCTCACCAACGGACAGGTCATCTCTGAAGATGCTGGTTTAGAACTCAGTGCCGCAACCTTGGAACAGCTTGGTACAATCCGTAAGATCACCATTTCTAAGGACAAGACCACCATTGTTTCGGACATTTCCAACAAGGCAAATGTTGACAAGCGTGTTGCTCAAATCCGTAAGGAATTGGAACTCAGCGACTCTGATTACGACAAGGAAAAGCTCCAAGAACGTATTGCTAAGCTCTCTGGTGGCGTAGCTGTAATCAAGGTCGGTGCAGCAACCGAAACTGAACTTAAGGATCGTAAGCTTCGCATCGAAGATGCACTTAACTCTACTCGTGCAGCCGTTGAAGAAGGTATCGTCCCCGGTGGTGGTGCGACCCTCGCTCACTTGTCAGTTGAATTGCAAGAGTTCAAGGTAACCTTGAAGAACGAAGAAGCGATCGGCGCTGATATCGTTGCTCGTTCTCTCTCTGCACCTCTTCGTCAAATCAGCGACAACGCTGGTCTCGAAGGTACTGTAGTTGTTGAAAAAGTTAAGCAACTTCCTTTCAATCATGGTTTTGATGCGCTTAAGGGCGAATATGTTGACTTGATCGCTACTGGTATCATTGACCCTGCGAAGGTTGTCCGTTCTGCATTGCAAAATGCTGCTTCCGTAGCTGGTATGGTCTTGACCACCGAAGCTCTCGTGGTTGAGAAGCCAGAGAAGAAATCTGACGCTGGTGCTGCTGGTATGGGCGGCATGGGCGGCATGGGTGGTATGGGCGGTATGGGTGGCATGATGTAA
- the groES gene encoding co-chaperone GroES yields MASLTLNTGTLQPLGDRLLVKVATKEEKTVGGIFLPDTAQEKPQIGEVTAVGPGTRNDKGTRVALEVKAGDKVLYSKYAGTEVKIDNVDYLLLAERDILAIVE; encoded by the coding sequence GTGGCATCGTTAACCCTAAATACTGGTACATTGCAACCCCTAGGCGATCGCCTATTGGTAAAAGTAGCAACTAAAGAAGAAAAAACTGTAGGCGGTATTTTCTTGCCAGACACAGCCCAAGAAAAGCCCCAAATCGGTGAAGTAACTGCCGTTGGACCTGGTACACGCAACGATAAAGGTACTCGCGTTGCTTTGGAGGTTAAAGCAGGCGATAAAGTACTGTACTCCAAGTACGCAGGCACTGAAGTCAAAATTGACAACGTAGATTATTTGCTACTTGCTGAAAGAGATATTCTCGCGATCGTTGAATAA
- a CDS encoding DUF29 domain-containing protein — translation MSMHSLKIMAIASNQPQQKISHQALYEQDLYLWLEQAMDLLRERNLAELDIDNLIEEIADMGSSQKQAIESNLEIVLMHLLKYKYQPEKRSNSWRYTLLEHRRRIQKAFKTSPSLKRHFLAEFAEAYETARELASAETGLDISLFPLESPFTTEQTLDKEYLPE, via the coding sequence ATGAGTATGCACTCATTAAAAATTATGGCGATCGCATCTAACCAACCCCAACAGAAAATATCCCATCAAGCACTATATGAACAGGACTTGTATCTATGGCTAGAGCAAGCTATGGATTTATTGAGAGAAAGAAATTTGGCAGAACTAGATATAGACAATTTAATCGAAGAGATTGCGGACATGGGAAGTAGCCAAAAGCAAGCTATAGAGAGCAATTTGGAAATAGTTCTCATGCACTTATTAAAATACAAGTATCAACCCGAAAAGCGATCCAACAGTTGGCGATACACTTTACTAGAGCATCGTCGTAGAATTCAAAAAGCGTTTAAAACCAGCCCCAGCCTCAAGCGACATTTCCTCGCAGAATTTGCTGAAGCCTATGAAACGGCAAGAGAACTAGCCAGTGCTGAAACAGGATTAGATATTAGTTTATTTCCCCTAGAATCTCCCTTTACAACTGAACAAACACTAGACAAAGAATACTTACCTGAATAA
- a CDS encoding DUF29 domain-containing protein: MAIASDKTQIKSHHELYEEDFCLWIEQALALLREGNLRDLDLENLLEEIEDMGNSQKQALESNLKVILMHLLKYKYQPEKRSNSWLYTLAEHRQRIRKAFKNSPSLKRHFLQEFADVYLDAKKLAAIETGLPSHTFPPESPFTPDQVTDEEYLPE; the protein is encoded by the coding sequence ATGGCGATCGCATCAGACAAAACGCAAATCAAATCCCATCATGAACTCTATGAAGAGGACTTTTGTCTGTGGATAGAGCAAGCTCTGGCATTGCTGCGTGAAGGCAACCTTAGAGATTTGGACTTGGAAAATTTGCTCGAAGAAATTGAAGACATGGGTAATAGTCAAAAACAAGCACTAGAGAGCAATTTAAAAGTTATTCTCATGCATTTACTCAAATACAAATACCAACCCGAAAAACGCTCTAATAGTTGGCTATATACCCTAGCTGAACATCGTCAGAGAATCCGCAAAGCTTTCAAAAATAGTCCTAGCCTCAAGAGACATTTTTTGCAAGAGTTTGCTGATGTTTATCTAGATGCCAAAAAACTTGCTGCGATCGAAACAGGGCTACCAAGCCACACCTTTCCCCCCGAATCTCCGTTTACTCCCGATCAAGTCACAGATGAAGAATACTTACCTGAATAA
- a CDS encoding 5-formyltetrahydrofolate cyclo-ligase, translated as MIEAITDAQQDKQPIKKQLRKDLLTKRRQIPHEVWQQKSLALCDRLSNWQIFQQAQNILAFTSFRQEPDLSTLWQRFPEKNWGFARCIEKDLMWHQVAIADFSNQMQLGAFNILEPQPYLPLMDLANIDLILIPAVAGDRQGYRLGYGGGFYDRWLPHSTGLKAGIIFDEFYIDELPREPWDIPLDVIFTDSKALMLGLL; from the coding sequence GTGATTGAAGCGATTACAGATGCTCAGCAAGACAAGCAACCAATCAAAAAACAACTCAGAAAAGACTTACTTACGAAACGCCGCCAAATCCCCCATGAAGTTTGGCAGCAAAAAAGCTTAGCACTATGCGATCGCCTTTCCAATTGGCAAATATTCCAACAAGCACAAAATATCTTAGCCTTCACCAGTTTTCGGCAAGAACCAGATTTGAGTACATTGTGGCAAAGATTTCCTGAAAAGAATTGGGGATTTGCGCGTTGTATCGAAAAGGATTTGATGTGGCATCAAGTAGCGATCGCTGATTTCTCTAACCAGATGCAATTAGGAGCTTTTAATATCCTTGAGCCGCAGCCTTATTTACCACTGATGGATTTAGCAAATATTGATCTGATTTTGATACCTGCGGTGGCTGGCGATCGCCAAGGTTATCGCTTAGGTTATGGCGGTGGCTTTTATGATCGTTGGCTGCCTCACTCCACAGGATTGAAAGCAGGAATTATTTTCGATGAGTTTTATATAGATGAATTACCCCGTGAGCCTTGGGATATACCATTAGATGTCATCTTTACCGACTCAAAAGCCTTAATGCTAGGATTACTTTAG
- a CDS encoding Uma2 family endonuclease: MVATIAKPLTLEEFLQMPETKPASEYIDNQIIPKPMPKGRHSRLQGKLCQEINQISEPKKIAYAFPELRCTFADRSIVPDIAVFQWQNIPFLEDGEVPDQFNLPPDWIIEILSPEQNANKVIGKILLSLQHGSQLGWFLDPSDRSILTFLPNQQPILMTNSDRLITPEKINLELTVEYVFSWLKMGG, from the coding sequence ATGGTCGCAACTATTGCTAAACCGCTTACCCTAGAAGAGTTTCTGCAAATGCCAGAGACTAAGCCTGCGAGTGAGTATATCGACAATCAAATCATCCCAAAACCTATGCCTAAAGGACGACATAGTAGATTACAAGGAAAACTTTGCCAAGAAATTAATCAAATTTCTGAACCCAAAAAAATTGCCTATGCTTTTCCAGAGCTAAGATGTACTTTTGCTGATCGCTCAATCGTTCCAGATATTGCAGTTTTCCAATGGCAAAATATTCCATTTCTAGAGGATGGCGAAGTACCCGATCAGTTTAATCTTCCACCAGATTGGATTATTGAAATTCTCTCACCTGAGCAAAATGCAAATAAAGTAATTGGCAAAATTTTGCTTAGTCTGCAACATGGTAGCCAATTAGGTTGGTTTCTCGATCCTAGCGATCGCAGTATTCTGACATTTCTGCCTAATCAACAACCGATCTTGATGACAAATAGCGATCGCCTCATCACTCCAGAGAAAATTAACCTAGAGCTAACAGTTGAGTATGTGTTTAGTTGGCTCAAAATGGGTGGTTAG
- the crcB gene encoding fluoride efflux transporter CrcB encodes MSDISSAIAIASGAVPGALSRFYLTEWTKAKFGTNFPYATFSINLTGCLAMGFFFTISKGITGYPTELDLLIRTGFLGSYTTFSTYGFDTLTLWRSKQKGATFFYWAGSAIFGLGAVLLGIASANFFVK; translated from the coding sequence ATGTCAGACATATCTAGTGCAATTGCGATCGCATCAGGCGCAGTCCCCGGAGCCTTGTCACGTTTTTACCTAACAGAATGGACAAAAGCAAAATTTGGTACTAATTTTCCCTACGCCACCTTTAGCATCAATCTCACTGGGTGCTTAGCGATGGGTTTCTTTTTTACAATTTCCAAAGGAATTACAGGCTATCCCACCGAATTAGATTTATTGATTAGAACTGGATTCTTAGGTTCCTACACCACCTTCTCTACCTATGGCTTTGACACTTTGACACTATGGCGTAGTAAACAGAAGGGAGCAACGTTTTTTTATTGGGCTGGGAGTGCTATCTTTGGCTTAGGAGCAGTACTTTTAGGCATTGCAAGCGCTAATTTTTTTGTCAAGTAA
- the crcB gene encoding fluoride efflux transporter CrcB: MEFLKGRFPLSVAIGAVFGALSRFYVTEGITAIFGKDFGFYGTFSINVSGCLLIAYILTLVTENLRIISPELRLMTTTGFCGAYTTFSTYGLETNSFLVKGDMKTLFIYFVGSAIAGMVGIQIGVLLARSSAQKS, translated from the coding sequence ATGGAGTTTTTAAAAGGACGTTTTCCGCTATCTGTAGCGATCGGTGCAGTTTTTGGAGCCTTGAGTCGTTTTTATGTGACCGAAGGGATAACAGCTATTTTTGGTAAGGATTTTGGATTTTACGGCACATTCTCCATCAACGTGTCTGGATGTCTATTAATCGCCTATATTCTTACCCTTGTCACTGAGAATCTTCGCATCATTTCACCTGAACTAAGATTGATGACAACGACAGGTTTCTGTGGTGCATACACCACTTTCTCTACCTACGGATTAGAAACAAATAGTTTCTTAGTTAAGGGTGATATGAAGACACTATTCATTTATTTTGTTGGCAGTGCGATCGCGGGCATGGTTGGCATTCAAATCGGTGTTTTATTAGCAAGATCAAGCGCTCAGAAATCTTAA
- a CDS encoding SpoIIE family protein phosphatase, with protein sequence MSDKSLKYQQQIYQRPRFRLRTVLVTPFVIPIIASTILVGWLSFRNGEQAINDLANQLNKETASRIEEHVLQYLNKSQNTLLLTEAGIKSNNFKLEDFDGLRRYFWQVVRQGDFEAYLAYGNEQGEFVGVEYQENGTVQLKIRTVDTGEIRKVYLLDSNGNPQKFLKESEYEPRTRPWYKAAKELGKPTWSEIFTASSSQNTALQISPVRPIYDENRKLLGVLSINIRLSRITNFVHELSISRNGQSFIMERSGNLVASSIIKQPFKVIGKDSDRKIERIVAAKSDNPVVTTTAQNLQTRFSSLDSITTIQQIKFSLNEEVYFATVTPISDGQGINWLAVVVVPEKDFMARINANTQTTVLLCCLTFIGATLIGVFTSSLISRPIIRLTQASKQLAAGSLDRRVHTFDLIEIDEIDTLESSFNTMAGTLQEVFTTLEDKVMERTRELATANAEIVALNEKLKQDNLRMATELDVARQIQQMILPKPKELESIADLDIAGYMEPADEIGGDYYDVLETDGVVTLGIGDVTGHGLESGILMLMTQTAVRTLQEIHETDHVKFLSTLNRTLFKNVQRMDSEKTLTLAIVNYTNGKIVISGQHEEIILVRKDGQIERIDTMSLGFPIALDSEIEQFISHATFDLELGDGIVLYTDGIPEAINTIKVQYRVERLCEVISKSWHKSASEIKSDIIVDVRRHIGTQKVFDDITLLVLKRI encoded by the coding sequence ATGAGCGATAAATCTTTAAAATATCAGCAACAGATATACCAAAGACCTCGGTTTCGCTTACGGACAGTACTTGTAACACCTTTTGTAATTCCGATTATCGCTTCAACTATTCTAGTAGGATGGCTCTCATTTCGTAATGGAGAACAAGCAATTAATGATCTAGCGAATCAATTAAATAAAGAAACTGCTTCTCGTATAGAAGAACATGTTTTGCAATACCTTAACAAATCCCAAAATACTTTATTGCTTACTGAAGCAGGTATCAAAAGTAATAATTTCAAACTAGAGGATTTTGATGGATTGCGACGTTACTTTTGGCAAGTCGTACGACAAGGTGATTTTGAAGCTTATTTAGCCTATGGCAATGAGCAGGGTGAATTTGTGGGAGTTGAATATCAAGAGAATGGCACTGTACAACTAAAGATCAGAACTGTAGATACAGGGGAAATTCGTAAAGTTTATCTTCTTGATAGCAATGGAAATCCTCAAAAATTCCTCAAAGAGTCAGAATATGAACCACGTACACGACCTTGGTACAAAGCAGCTAAAGAATTAGGTAAACCCACTTGGAGCGAAATTTTCACCGCTTCTTCTAGCCAGAATACAGCGTTACAGATTTCTCCAGTCAGACCAATTTATGATGAAAATCGTAAATTATTAGGAGTCCTCAGCATCAATATTCGCCTATCCCGAATCACTAATTTTGTGCATGAACTCTCCATTAGTCGCAATGGACAAAGTTTTATTATGGAGCGGTCAGGTAATTTAGTGGCTAGTTCTATCATAAAGCAGCCATTTAAAGTAATTGGGAAAGACTCTGATCGCAAGATAGAAAGAATTGTAGCTGCTAAATCAGACAATCCTGTAGTCACTACTACTGCCCAAAATTTACAAACTAGATTTAGTAGTTTAGACAGCATTACAACAATCCAACAAATTAAATTCTCTCTCAATGAAGAAGTCTATTTTGCTACAGTTACCCCCATCTCCGATGGTCAAGGAATTAACTGGTTAGCAGTTGTAGTCGTTCCCGAAAAAGATTTTATGGCGAGAATCAATGCCAATACCCAGACGACAGTTTTATTATGCTGTTTGACTTTTATTGGTGCTACCTTAATTGGCGTATTCACTTCTAGCTTAATTTCGCGTCCAATTATCAGATTGACTCAAGCCTCAAAGCAATTAGCCGCAGGCAGTCTAGATCGTCGTGTTCATACCTTTGATCTCATTGAAATCGATGAAATTGATACTTTAGAGAGTTCCTTCAACACAATGGCAGGAACATTGCAAGAAGTATTTACAACCTTAGAAGATAAGGTTATGGAACGAACCAGAGAGCTTGCAACTGCCAACGCCGAAATTGTTGCTCTCAACGAAAAACTCAAACAAGACAATTTGAGAATGGCAACTGAGTTGGATGTCGCCCGTCAAATTCAGCAGATGATTTTACCTAAGCCTAAAGAACTAGAAAGTATTGCAGACCTCGATATTGCAGGTTATATGGAACCTGCGGATGAAATCGGTGGAGACTATTACGATGTCTTAGAAACAGATGGAGTTGTCACCTTAGGTATCGGTGATGTGACGGGGCATGGTCTAGAAAGTGGCATTTTGATGCTGATGACGCAAACGGCAGTTAGAACTTTGCAAGAAATCCACGAAACCGATCATGTCAAATTTTTAAGTACGCTCAATCGTACTCTTTTCAAAAACGTACAACGGATGGATTCTGAGAAGACCCTCACACTTGCCATTGTCAACTATACAAATGGCAAAATAGTAATTAGCGGGCAGCATGAAGAGATAATTTTAGTCCGTAAAGATGGACAGATAGAACGAATTGATACAATGTCTTTAGGCTTCCCGATAGCATTAGATAGCGAAATTGAACAATTTATTAGTCATGCCACTTTTGACTTAGAGCTAGGTGACGGTATTGTTCTGTATACCGATGGAATTCCTGAAGCGATTAATACAATTAAAGTGCAGTATCGAGTGGAGCGCCTTTGTGAGGTTATCAGTAAAAGCTGGCACAAATCAGCCTCAGAAATCAAGTCAGATATTATTGTTGATGTACGCAGACATATTGGTACACAAAAAGTATTTGATGACATCACTTTATTAGTCTTGAAACGTATATAA
- a CDS encoding bestrophin family protein yields the protein MKKDSWFHIALRWKGSVVPEVLPRSLLCGLFGVFVYILHISNIRVSLPILGSIIPNIVLGLLLVFRTNTAYERFWEGRKAWGLLVNTVRNLSRQILVAIAEQEPSDRQAKIAAVKLLPAFAIALKLHLRSQQVNDELAANLSLEQFERLKTMNHPPLEIAFWISSYLQKQSLDEKLDRYQLSDMSQLLNQMVDVAGICERILRTPIPLAYAIHLKQLLMIYCLSLPFQMVDQLEWLTGPIVALISFTLLGIEEIGIQIEDPFGHDANDLPLDNICNTMLRNIEDLIIVSDSQIITNFRNISL from the coding sequence ATGAAAAAAGATAGTTGGTTCCATATTGCACTGCGATGGAAAGGATCAGTAGTGCCAGAAGTATTACCACGATCGCTATTATGTGGGCTATTTGGTGTTTTCGTTTATATCCTCCATATCTCTAATATCCGCGTCTCCCTACCTATTTTGGGCAGTATCATTCCCAATATTGTGTTAGGTTTATTGCTGGTATTCCGTACTAACACAGCCTATGAACGCTTTTGGGAAGGACGCAAAGCATGGGGACTTTTAGTAAATACAGTACGGAATTTATCGAGACAAATATTAGTAGCCATTGCAGAACAAGAACCTAGCGATCGCCAAGCAAAAATCGCAGCAGTCAAGCTATTGCCCGCCTTTGCGATCGCTTTGAAATTACACTTGCGATCACAACAAGTTAATGACGAACTCGCAGCCAACCTATCTCTTGAGCAGTTTGAGCGTCTCAAGACCATGAATCATCCCCCTCTCGAAATCGCCTTTTGGATTAGTAGTTATCTCCAAAAGCAATCTCTAGACGAAAAACTTGATCGCTATCAATTAAGTGATATGAGTCAACTTTTAAACCAAATGGTTGATGTTGCAGGTATTTGTGAACGAATTCTGAGAACCCCAATTCCTTTAGCCTATGCAATCCATCTTAAGCAATTACTCATGATTTATTGCCTATCGCTACCATTTCAAATGGTGGATCAACTGGAATGGCTAACAGGACCAATTGTTGCCTTAATTAGTTTCACTTTACTAGGCATCGAAGAAATTGGCATTCAAATAGAAGATCCCTTTGGGCATGATGCCAATGATTTACCGTTGGATAACATTTGTAATACCATGTTACGAAATATTGAAGATCTGATCATCGTTAGCGACAGTCAAATAATCACAAATTTCAGGAATATTAGTTTATAA
- a CDS encoding PAS domain-containing protein: MKKNSNYIKKISRFFKDTSNKHSSKHHSIHRYYLLSKMVIGFFLLVESLSILICFLAHISYLENINLVTGVTQQAFSNSANYIFLKTIFFATVLSLIASFGYYLLIKSKIKSIVRITNVAHAISKGNLEVKLPMNQKDDIGYLAIALNQIVNKLKELSYQAVLPNFTDIEYRRSTELLNQLIEVTDEGYAFLDPNGIILKINANLAEILSIPMSESIGINYRDIFPKEVSYLITNRRKDSSNSSQFEFSITNHYKFKAVVVNILSKIPVEDNTQFLATMIVVSPISSRKFTSTNIFSQDRISQSYSLQPSNHGDNFNEDNFQKMRVSITSLLGFLKLTRKKLDESIFSNLVYSDNKTKRSVQQIQDNLEVMISEGEQIAKSIVDISAESLANQTLLDNGLSTPSTITINVADFLNNLNLETANLFAQKSNNILWEVNTNTAKIALDDSEIKYILTNLLNQIANNHEFRTAVFHATAIENQVVFTIGKVSSLISKTQIFSIIDHLNSSTLNQEQRTTLSKGMGLMIAQEILQKYGGDISIEWVDSIRERYKFYIITLPIAASA; encoded by the coding sequence ATGAAAAAGAATTCTAATTATATCAAAAAGATTTCCAGATTTTTCAAAGATACATCTAACAAACACAGCAGTAAACATCACTCTATACATCGATATTACTTGTTGTCAAAAATGGTTATAGGCTTTTTTTTATTAGTTGAAAGCCTATCAATTTTAATATGTTTTTTGGCTCATATTAGCTATCTTGAAAACATCAACTTAGTTACAGGTGTTACTCAACAGGCATTCTCTAATTCTGCGAATTATATTTTTTTAAAGACAATATTTTTTGCAACAGTTTTATCTTTAATTGCATCTTTTGGTTATTATCTTTTGATAAAATCTAAAATCAAGTCGATTGTCAGAATCACGAATGTAGCCCATGCCATCTCTAAAGGAAACTTGGAAGTAAAACTACCAATGAACCAAAAAGATGACATTGGCTATTTAGCGATCGCTTTAAATCAAATTGTTAATAAACTAAAAGAATTAAGCTATCAAGCTGTCTTACCAAATTTTACCGATATAGAATACAGAAGATCAACTGAGTTATTAAATCAATTAATTGAAGTCACTGATGAAGGATACGCTTTCTTAGATCCTAATGGCATTATTTTAAAAATCAATGCTAATTTAGCAGAAATATTATCTATACCCATGTCAGAATCTATTGGGATAAATTACAGGGATATTTTTCCTAAGGAAGTATCATATTTGATTACCAATAGAAGAAAAGATTCTTCTAATAGTTCTCAATTCGAGTTCTCAATCACCAATCACTACAAATTCAAGGCGGTAGTAGTAAATATTTTAAGTAAAATTCCAGTGGAGGATAACACTCAATTCTTAGCCACTATGATCGTAGTTAGTCCCATAAGTAGCCGTAAATTTACTTCTACTAATATTTTTTCTCAAGATAGAATATCTCAGTCTTATTCATTACAACCTAGTAATCATGGAGATAATTTTAATGAAGATAATTTTCAAAAGATGCGAGTGTCAATTACTTCACTATTAGGATTTTTAAAATTAACTCGTAAAAAGTTAGATGAATCAATCTTTTCTAATTTAGTATATTCAGATAATAAAACAAAACGCTCTGTCCAACAAATTCAAGATAATTTAGAGGTAATGATTTCGGAGGGAGAACAAATCGCTAAGTCAATCGTTGATATTTCTGCGGAGTCTCTTGCAAATCAAACGTTATTAGATAACGGATTAAGTACACCATCTACTATTACTATTAATGTTGCAGATTTTTTAAATAACCTCAACCTAGAAACAGCTAATTTATTCGCTCAAAAAAGCAACAATATTTTATGGGAAGTAAATACCAATACTGCCAAAATAGCGCTTGATGATTCAGAAATTAAATATATACTTACTAATTTATTAAATCAAATTGCCAATAACCACGAATTTAGAACTGCGGTCTTTCACGCTACGGCAATTGAGAATCAAGTTGTTTTTACTATTGGTAAGGTAAGTTCTTTAATATCAAAAACCCAAATATTCTCCATAATTGATCATTTAAATAGCTCAACTCTAAACCAAGAACAAAGAACTACTTTATCTAAGGGTATGGGATTAATGATTGCGCAAGAAATACTCCAAAAGTATGGTGGTGATATTTCTATTGAATGGGTTGATAGCATTAGAGAGCGCTATAAGTTCTATATCATTACCCTACCGATTGCTGCATCAGCATGA